The Nitrospirota bacterium DNA window CTGTATTAGAAAAGCTGCGTAGTTTAAATGAAGGAGAGATTGGTGACTGGGATGTATGGCTGCGCAGTCCTGAGGATAATGAATTAGTGAAAGGCCGGTTAAGTACAATAAGAAAAAGTAATGCTGCATAGATTGACTTCCTCCGCATAGGCTGTTGTTGTACGCAGAGATTTGCCGTCTGCAAAATGAATTAACAATAGTCTAAGCAAAGTGCTTGCATTTGTTATTTTTCGCTTACGTGTTAATGCACCTAAACCAGTAGCCTTTGCTTCCCAGTCTTTAGGTAAGAACCTCTTAAGTATTTCCCATTCATCTTGTATTATTTTTGCCTCCATACTGTATATTGTATCATGATATGCCTCTATTTATCTAATATCTTATTTGAGCGCTTATGGGGGCTAAGGGAGAGGGACAAAGAGATAGTGATAGGGGATACTACAAGGGAAAAACTCTACCGGATAAGCCCAGCAACAATAGACAGGCTATTATCCAATGAGAGAAAGAAGTACAATTTGAAGGGCAAATCCCATACTAAACCGGGGACGTTGTTAAAAAGTCAAATACCAGTAAAGACCTTTTCGCAGTGGGATAAAAAGAGACCCGGCTTTACAGAGATAGACCTAGTAGGGCACGAGGGCGGAAACTCGCAAGGAGAGTTTATTCAAACCCTCGATGTAACAGATGTATGCACAGGTTGGACAGATACGCAAGCTGTAAGAAACAAGGCAGAGAAATGGGTATTTGCAGCGTTAAAAGAGATAAGAGGTCGTTTGCCCTTTAATCTTGTTGTAATAGACTCAGATAATGGGAGTGAGTTTATAAACAGCCATCTTCTGAGGTATTGCGAAGAACAGAGAATAACATTTACAAGAGCACGAAGTGGCCGTAAAAACGATAACTGTTTTGTTGAGCAGAAAAATTACTCAGTGGTAAGACGCGCAGTGGGGTATCTTAGATATGACACCGCTAAGGAGCTTGATGTGTTAAATGAGCTTTACGGGTATTTAAGACTCTACACAAACTTCTTTCAACCAGTAATGAAATTGACTGAAAAAACAAGAACAGGATCTAAAATAACTAAAAAGTACGATAAGCCTATAACTCCTTATCAAAGAGTCTTAATGTCACCTCATGTGCCACAAGAGAATAAGGACAGACTCCAAAATCAATATGCCTTACTAAATCCGGCTAAGCTGAAAAGAAATATTATACGCCTACAGGAAAAGCTTCAGGAACTCACTTTCTTGAAGGAAGAAGTCCATAAAAATAAAAATCTGACCAAAAGCAAAAGCTTGACTAATACCAAAGACTCGGGTTCTAATACTAATGCTTACAGATAGATTATACTATGAGGCAATGATTATACTTTCGTATAGATTTTCTATTGAGGCAACACGCACGGTATGAAGGTTTGTCATTCCAATATCAAAAAATAAAAACTTAAATACCGCTCCAGCCAGTCTTCTAAAATACTTTTGATATACAAGCGCTTTACTTTGTTTTTAATAGTACGCTTACTTTTTATCCTGAAAAGCTCTGTACTGGATGTAAGCATCTCTTAGGGACAGGTATGGGTCAACTGCGGATTCTTTCAATGTCTGATAGTCGTCTCTGTTAAGTGACAGGTTGTTAGTATATCTGTAGGCAGTCAATTCTAACGATTTATTAAGGCTGCCTACGTAATTTATTGGCTTTAGATACATATCACCGGCATAGCCAATGGAATCTCTTAAAGACATAGGCCCTAAAAACGGCCAGACTATGTAAAACCCGTGGCCAAAGCCGTAGTAGGCCAGGGTTTGCCCAGTATCTTTATTGTTTCTCTTCAAATTAAAGTCGCTTGAGGCAAAGTCTGCTAAACCTCCTATTCCCATTGTGCTGTTTATACCAAAACGTAATAGTTCCTTGCCAGCATCCTCAAGCTTCAGCTGCAGGAGTGCATTTACAAACCGTACCGGCATAAAGAGATTGTAAAAAAAATTATCCAGCGCATCACGCACGTCCTCGGCAACAACAACGTTATAGATGCCTGTAAAAGGTCTTAAAACAACGGTATAGAGGATGTCATTAAATCCAAACACCACACGGTTTAATGGCTCAAGCGGATCGGCTATTTCTAAATCGGCGGTTTTCTCATCGCCGGCCAGTGGTTTTTCATCAGAATGTACATCGTTTTGCGAAAGCGTATCCGGCTGTTTTGTAGAATTATCACTTACAGTTGCATTATCACTGGCATCTACTGACAAAACAGACGGCTGAGCCTCTGTGTTTGCAGTTATTATTGCGGAATCATTATCTTCAGCTGCGGTTAGTGGAATCGCACAAAAAAACAGCATCACAAATATTAAAACACAGACTCTGCGGCCAAATATGTGCATGCTTTAACCCCTTATCAGTGACATGGAAGTTTACTTACCAGCAATCAAATCGTTATAACATTTAAGATCCCTGATATTTATCAAATCAGTGTCACTTTTAATGTTATTATATTCTTTATAGCCTTTGTCAATACTGCTTTTGAGAAATTCACAGGCCTTCTCTGTCCTCTTAGTTACAGCATATGCACACGCAAGGTTATATAAGACTGAGGGATCGTTGGGGGTTATTTCCAGAGTTTTTTCAAAAACTGGTATTGATTCCTCATAATTTTTATTTTTCAGATATGCAACACCTAAAAGCGGATATGTCATTTTATCATTAGGATTGATTTCTATAGCTTTTTTGAAATCTGCAATTGCATCGGTAAAATTGCCTAAAATGTAGTAGGAAAGCCCTCTGGCAGAATAGGCGTAAGCCATTTTGGGATTTAATTCTATTGCCCTGTTAAAGTCATTTATGGCGACCTCGTTGTTACCAGTCTTTGCTGCTGCTATACCACGGTTGATGTATGCTTCAACGTTTTTAGGGGATAACTCAATAGCCTTATTCATATCCTTTAAGGTCTCCTCAGGTTTACCAAGCTCTCCGTAGGCAGTTCCGCGGCCTAAGTAGGCATCTGCAGTTTTGGGTCTTTTTTCAATCGCAAGACTATAGGCGTTGATTGCCTCCTGATACTGTTTTTGAGCGGTAAAAGTTGCTGCCTTGTTCATCAACTCATTGTAGTCGTTACCTTTTGGAGAAAGGTAAAAGTAAGCAATTACGGCTATTATCACTGCAGATAATATAATTCCTACAGCAGGAATCCCTTTTCCTTCAGTTTGTTCCCCCTTATTCTCTTCCGGGTTCTGAGCTGATAATTCGTCATTTGAATCACTCATTTGGTCTCTCCTTTATATATTGCAATTTCATTTATGTACCGCCACTGCCACGCCACCGCCACACAGTTAAGATACGCTTTGTGCAGCAGAATTGTCAATGGTTTAGTGTGGGTTTATCTACTTCTGATGTTCATGTTTTGCAATAATCATACGGTTTTCCTCAAAACGGTCAAGAAAGTGCATAAAACCGGGAAACTTGCGTATGCGCTTCTCATACAGTTGCAGGAATTTTTGTGCATGAGCGGTGGGTGTGTTCTCGCCATTTTGATTTATAGCAGGCCCTATGGTGATTTTATATGCTTTTTTGGCGCCGGGCTCTATGAAAAGAGGATTAAGGGATGCTCCGGTTTTAAGTGCCAGTGTGGCCGGCCCCAGGGGAATAGAAACCTGTTGCCCCAGGAAATCGAAAACCTCGTGCTTGCCGACATGTTTAGTTGTGCCGCTGCCGTCTCCGGTAATCATGATTATGCCATTTTCTTTGAGCCATTTGAAAGCCGGCCTGAGAAAGGATTCAGCATTAATTATTTCAGCCGGTATCAGACGTTCGTACTTCATCCTCAGCCGGAAAGCTACGTTTTTGCCTGTCCAACTGAGCCCCTCATCAGAGGGAAGCCCGATTTGCTTTAAATGATAACCCATGCGTGAGAGTGCCACAAGCGGCAGATGCACTGGTCCAAAATGCCCGTGAATCAACACAACGCCACGCCCTTTTGCAAGCGCTTCATCAAGATTGTTAAGCCCCTCAAATTCTATAAGTTTATCTATTTCCTTTTTGCCAAACCTTGGAAAAATAAATATCAACAACCTGTCCACGTAGTGGTTTTCATAGTATTGTTTTATAATTTCGTACTTTTCCTCCGTTGAGCACTCTTTAACTTTCGATATATTTTTCATAAGTGCGCAATGGCCGCCACGTGCAAGTGTAAAATGAAGCTGCCCCATTTTTTTCAACGCCTGTATGCCGGCTTCAACTGTGGATTTTTCTATAAACCACCTGAAAGGGTACCAAACAAGAAGCCTTAAAATATCCCTGTATATGCTTTCCTGTGTTACCATAGCCTTGTCACTTACCGGTAAATCTCTTTAACATTCCATCTAATAAACCTTTATACAGCAGATACAATTTTTTTGGGCTTCTGTCAATAAACACTATCCCAATAGTTGAGCGCAAAACCCCTGTAAGCACCGAAACATAAGCCACAAAAAAAGAGAATGTGCCGAGTTTTTTTAAGTACTCAAATATCAGAAACCGGTTTCTAGTGCCGTAGTATATTTCCATCTCCTTAAGACGCACACTTTCTTTTCCCATCACTGTTTTCGGGTCTGCTCTTTTGAGTTTTTTAAGAAAAATCGGCTCCTTAAGCATCAGCACATTGGTATAAAGTGAAGCCATAGCGCCATAGACAAAATCATCACCGATATAGAAAAACCGTGTGTCAGGGAAACCCACCCTTTCAACCACCTCACGGCTTATCAGCATTCCCTCAAAGGTGCCATAGTTTTTACAGGAAAATGCCTCAGCCTGTGAAAACTCCTTGCCTAAGACCGGAGTCATCCTCCCTGTGGTAAGACAAAAGTGGCTGTCATCAGGGAATACTGTGCCATCTGGAAATTTTTTCCCGGGCATTATGCACTTACCGGCATAAGAAAAAGAAAGCTGTGTGCTGAGCGCTACAGGAAGCGGCTCAACATCATCATCCATAAGCCAAAACCACGAATGCGGATTGTCATAGGCTCTCTTTAACCCCTCATGAAAACCTCCGGCGCCTCCCGTGTTGGTGTTCATCCTGATATAGTATAACGTTATGCCGCCAAGGTTTTCCGGCTTATACGTGTAAATTGCAGAATCATTCAGACCCTGTTGCGGGAGCTCCGCTATCAGCCCTGCCTCAAGCAACGCCTCAGGTGTGCCGTCACTTGATGCGTTATCAACAAGATAGATTGCCTCAACCGACACTGTTTGGTTTTTTATCCCGTCAAGGCACTCTAAAAGCAGCGCTTTTCTGTTATAAGTAACCACCACAGCGCACACCGATTGGTACTGCTGATGTGATGCCATGTTATTGACTCTTTCCATATCACATTCCTTTTAATCGCAACAGACCGTTGAAAACACTTTCTATGTATCTGGTCTTTGGGTTTGTATAGTACTTTGGGTAGAGTAGATTATCACCCTCTTTGACAAGACCCTCCCTGCGCGCTATGTCAAATAGTTGTGTGTGCGGCTCTATGCGCATCGAGTTAAATTCAAAATGTACGCGGCTGCCCATCTGTGCTTTTGCTGTAAGGTAAAAACGCATCAATGCTAGAAAACCAGAAAAATCCTGTCCGGGAGGATTTTTAAAAAAGTTGTAACTTACCTCAAAACCATCCATGTGTCTTAGAAGATCAAAAGAGTCAAGGATGTCCCGTTTGGTTATGTTTTTACCAAGGTTTTTTAAAACACTGTCAGAAAAGCCGTCCGGTGACAAAATTATATTTTTACAGCCTGCGTCAAGAGCTAAGTTTACAAAGTCCCGTGTAAGGTTTTTTTCACTAAACCATGCCGACCACTGCACACCGAGCGCTCTTTTGGCTAATTCTCTGCAGATGTCCTCAGCGTGTTTTTGGGGTACATTAAACACCGAGTCAACAAACGTAAAATTTTTTACTCCGTGGACATTAACAAGGTTCTCTATTTCATCAACAACCCTGACCGGATCTTTAAGGCGAAGCTTTTTGCCGTTTAGAAACCCATATATACAGTATATACAGTTAAGGCCACACCCACGCTTTGTTTCCACTCCGATGCTGTCGCGCGTAGTCTTGTATTTATCAACAGACATATCAGCTCTGTCAGGAATGCCTGTATAACTTACATCAACCTGGCCGCCCGGGCCGCTAAATACGACTTCACCGTTTTTTCTATAAAACACCGAGGGCACTTTCTCAGGAGTTGACAGATTTTCCAAAAGCAGTGGAAATGTCCTCTCTCCTTCAAGAAACACACCCAAATCAATATCCCTTTGATCCTCCATTATTTCCCGCGCAAACATGGAAAACCCGGAGCCGCCAATGATTATTTTCCCCTGAGAGTGGGCTTTAATGGTTTTCACTGTCTCGGCAAGGTGTTCATAGTAAAAAACAACATTGCGCTTGTTTGTTGAATCAATATTTCTCAGAGAAATGCCGATAATGTCCGGCCTTACTGCTTTGATGTGTTCTCTAAGCGCTTTAAAAGGCTCTTTGTGGAGGTTAAGGTCAATGACACTGGCCTCATGTCCGGTAATGGCTGATTTCAGGCAGCTTAGCCCCAAAGGAAAGACGATTTGCTCGGTACCTCCCAGATAAGACTGCACAAGGAGAATTTTTATGGCTTTCCCTCAGCAATCTGTCTGACCAACTGTTTAGTCCTCTGTAGTATATGATAGACGTTTTTTACAATGGGCTTTGACCTGTCGCTCATCATCATTTTAACGATTTTGGGTTTTATTAGTAATCTAAGCAACGAACCGGGCAGTTTTCCGTCTTTTGACAGTGATATTAGTAAGTTAAAGTAGTTAGGGTCCCTCATGGTATATGTTTTAGAGTAAATGTCACGTTTTTCGTCTGTTATATAGCCATCCTCTTTAGCTTTCTGGTAGAGTTTTGTTTCCGGGTAAAGGACCAGCGAGAATGGCTGCAAATGAAACGGTTTTGGAATTTTGGATACAAACTCAAGGCTTTCTATTTTATCCTCATCGGTTTCGTATGGGACGTCAAGGATGAAATCGTAAGAGGGTGGACTCATTCTGTCTTTGTACTTATTGATGATTTTAATGGCTGCCATCATTCTTTCGTTAGACATCGCTTTTCTGTTAAAAATCTCCTGGATTTTAGCGCTTCCGCTCTCTATTCCCATCTGTACGTACATAAGGCCTGCGTCAACGAGGAGTTCCATTTTCTCTTCTGTTATCGTAAGCGGACTTGCCAGACAGGTAAATGGCAGCCCTATCTGTTCTTTATAGCTTTTACAAAACTCAGCGATATTCTTTAGCCCCCTGCCAAAGAACGAGTCATCAGATATCCATACATAGCCGATGTAGGGCATATTTTCTTTGACCCACAGGAGCTCGTTAATCACGTGTTCAGTTGAACGCCATCTCAAATAACCTTTACCGCTATAGAGGTCTTTAATCGTGTCATTGATACAGTATGTGCACTTATGAGGACAGCCGCGCCCTGTCATAGTTTGATAGCCGATTTTTTTAAGATAGGTTGAAACAGTACCCTTTTCAAGAAACTCTTTCATCAGCTCATTGGTCAGCGGTTGGATGTGGCCATCAAATAAAACATAATGGTCTGTAAAACTGTAGTCGGGGCGTGGATATTTATCAAGATTTTTATCAAGTATACCAACAGGATTTTTTATAACGGCTCCGTTTCTGAGGCACCAGAGGCCCGGAGTATCAGCCTGGTCAATTCCTGCATTTAGTTTATCGGCAAAGGTAACGGCAACGTCCTCGCCCTCACCAACACACACATAATCGGCAAACTCCAGCGATTCCTCAGGCCTTATTGTGGGGTGAACGCCTCCCCAGATAACAGGCACTTTAAGAGATTTTTTAAGATTACGGGTTATCTGTACCGCTCCGTCAAAAAAGTTTGTCATAAGAGTGACGCCTATGAAATCAGAATCCTTACAGAGTTCCACAAGCTCATCCATCACAAACTGCCCGTACCTGTCCTTGCCATGGATGATGTTATCGCCGTAGGGGTCAGGCAGAAATACTATATGAGATTCATAACCTTTCTCTTTCAGACAAGCTGAAATTGTCCGCAAACCAAAAACGGTTATGTCCGGATACGGGGAAATAAGCGTTATTTTCATTTTATCTAAGCAACTCCTAGTTTTTTGCTTTTAACTCCAAACATTATGATAACATAATTAGTATAAAAGAAAGAAATTTATCCCAAATCCGTGCAAGTAATGGTGAGGCATTACGTTTTGATTACAGCACCAGCACTGTGCAAAATTCTGCATATATGAAAATTATTGCACATTTATTGTGCAAATTTTTTCATACTTGTCACAAAAAACAAATAGTCAGTCCTTAGTTTTCATAAAATACAGTTCCATAAAAACTATTGATATTGAAAACTTATGTTAAATCCCGGTAATTACAGTTTCCCCAAAAAGTTTAACTTCTAAATTGGTACACTAATTGCAATATGCAAAGATTGAACACTATCCGTTTTGGAGACGGAGCGGTGTGGCATGTTAGGCACTTAAAATGGAGATGAAGTGTTGGGCGTTTAGCTTTTAGAAGAGGATTTGAGGCGATATAGAGAGACAGCGGTGTGGGCGCATCCTGGGGAGGAGGCGTCCACTACCCACTGTCTCTTATGTTTTATATAGTGTTCACCATAAATTCACGT harbors:
- a CDS encoding tetratricopeptide repeat protein, translating into MSDSNDELSAQNPEENKGEQTEGKGIPAVGIILSAVIIAVIAYFYLSPKGNDYNELMNKAATFTAQKQYQEAINAYSLAIEKRPKTADAYLGRGTAYGELGKPEETLKDMNKAIELSPKNVEAYINRGIAAAKTGNNEVAINDFNRAIELNPKMAYAYSARGLSYYILGNFTDAIADFKKAIEINPNDKMTYPLLGVAYLKNKNYEESIPVFEKTLEITPNDPSVLYNLACAYAVTKRTEKACEFLKSSIDKGYKEYNNIKSDTDLINIRDLKCYNDLIAGK
- a CDS encoding DDE-type integrase/transposase/recombinase, which produces MIGDTTREKLYRISPATIDRLLSNERKKYNLKGKSHTKPGTLLKSQIPVKTFSQWDKKRPGFTEIDLVGHEGGNSQGEFIQTLDVTDVCTGWTDTQAVRNKAEKWVFAALKEIRGRLPFNLVVIDSDNGSEFINSHLLRYCEEQRITFTRARSGRKNDNCFVEQKNYSVVRRAVGYLRYDTAKELDVLNELYGYLRLYTNFFQPVMKLTEKTRTGSKITKKYDKPITPYQRVLMSPHVPQENKDRLQNQYALLNPAKLKRNIIRLQEKLQELTFLKEEVHKNKNLTKSKSLTNTKDSGSNTNAYR
- a CDS encoding cobalamin-dependent protein (Presence of a B(12) (cobalamin)-binding domain implies dependence on cobalamin itself, in one of its several forms, or in some unusual lineages, dependence on a cobalamin-like analog.); amino-acid sequence: MQSYLGGTEQIVFPLGLSCLKSAITGHEASVIDLNLHKEPFKALREHIKAVRPDIIGISLRNIDSTNKRNVVFYYEHLAETVKTIKAHSQGKIIIGGSGFSMFAREIMEDQRDIDLGVFLEGERTFPLLLENLSTPEKVPSVFYRKNGEVVFSGPGGQVDVSYTGIPDRADMSVDKYKTTRDSIGVETKRGCGLNCIYCIYGFLNGKKLRLKDPVRVVDEIENLVNVHGVKNFTFVDSVFNVPQKHAEDICRELAKRALGVQWSAWFSEKNLTRDFVNLALDAGCKNIILSPDGFSDSVLKNLGKNITKRDILDSFDLLRHMDGFEVSYNFFKNPPGQDFSGFLALMRFYLTAKAQMGSRVHFEFNSMRIEPHTQLFDIARREGLVKEGDNLLYPKYYTNPKTRYIESVFNGLLRLKGM
- a CDS encoding lysophospholipid acyltransferase family protein, coding for MVTQESIYRDILRLLVWYPFRWFIEKSTVEAGIQALKKMGQLHFTLARGGHCALMKNISKVKECSTEEKYEIIKQYYENHYVDRLLIFIFPRFGKKEIDKLIEFEGLNNLDEALAKGRGVVLIHGHFGPVHLPLVALSRMGYHLKQIGLPSDEGLSWTGKNVAFRLRMKYERLIPAEIINAESFLRPAFKWLKENGIIMITGDGSGTTKHVGKHEVFDFLGQQVSIPLGPATLALKTGASLNPLFIEPGAKKAYKITIGPAINQNGENTPTAHAQKFLQLYEKRIRKFPGFMHFLDRFEENRMIIAKHEHQK
- a CDS encoding B12-binding domain-containing radical SAM protein, with amino-acid sequence MKITLISPYPDITVFGLRTISACLKEKGYESHIVFLPDPYGDNIIHGKDRYGQFVMDELVELCKDSDFIGVTLMTNFFDGAVQITRNLKKSLKVPVIWGGVHPTIRPEESLEFADYVCVGEGEDVAVTFADKLNAGIDQADTPGLWCLRNGAVIKNPVGILDKNLDKYPRPDYSFTDHYVLFDGHIQPLTNELMKEFLEKGTVSTYLKKIGYQTMTGRGCPHKCTYCINDTIKDLYSGKGYLRWRSTEHVINELLWVKENMPYIGYVWISDDSFFGRGLKNIAEFCKSYKEQIGLPFTCLASPLTITEEKMELLVDAGLMYVQMGIESGSAKIQEIFNRKAMSNERMMAAIKIINKYKDRMSPPSYDFILDVPYETDEDKIESLEFVSKIPKPFHLQPFSLVLYPETKLYQKAKEDGYITDEKRDIYSKTYTMRDPNYFNLLISLSKDGKLPGSLLRLLIKPKIVKMMMSDRSKPIVKNVYHILQRTKQLVRQIAEGKP
- a CDS encoding glycosyltransferase family 2 protein, translated to MERVNNMASHQQYQSVCAVVVTYNRKALLLECLDGIKNQTVSVEAIYLVDNASSDGTPEALLEAGLIAELPQQGLNDSAIYTYKPENLGGITLYYIRMNTNTGGAGGFHEGLKRAYDNPHSWFWLMDDDVEPLPVALSTQLSFSYAGKCIMPGKKFPDGTVFPDDSHFCLTTGRMTPVLGKEFSQAEAFSCKNYGTFEGMLISREVVERVGFPDTRFFYIGDDFVYGAMASLYTNVLMLKEPIFLKKLKRADPKTVMGKESVRLKEMEIYYGTRNRFLIFEYLKKLGTFSFFVAYVSVLTGVLRSTIGIVFIDRSPKKLYLLYKGLLDGMLKRFTGK
- a CDS encoding VacJ family lipoprotein codes for the protein MHIFGRRVCVLIFVMLFFCAIPLTAAEDNDSAIITANTEAQPSVLSVDASDNATVSDNSTKQPDTLSQNDVHSDEKPLAGDEKTADLEIADPLEPLNRVVFGFNDILYTVVLRPFTGIYNVVVAEDVRDALDNFFYNLFMPVRFVNALLQLKLEDAGKELLRFGINSTMGIGGLADFASSDFNLKRNNKDTGQTLAYYGFGHGFYIVWPFLGPMSLRDSIGYAGDMYLKPINYVGSLNKSLELTAYRYTNNLSLNRDDYQTLKESAVDPYLSLRDAYIQYRAFQDKK